The Cyclobacteriaceae bacterium genome includes a region encoding these proteins:
- a CDS encoding DUF4861 domain-containing protein, whose product MEKNSNYPLKTVLLTFILGGILVIVSSWNFEGEFSESFVVRVTNQMKRNRSNVMVFIPSEKIKAIRSDFNSKAFIVADGETELASQFNKTDKEFNGIVVVIDNLKAGASKDLTIQYNKSGEISRQYPKKTQAELSSKVNGEWKGREYIGGEFKNIDYLRVPKEHKDHSWFLRYEGPGWESDKVGYRFYLDQRNATDVFGKKVSEPVLQKVGLDGFDSYHEMQPWGMDVMKTGKALGVGSLGMWVNNAATRVEFTDSVISKIDENGNVFSSILTKYYGWKAGNEMLDVSSRLSIHAGTRLTNNQFDFSKDSENLCTGIVKDVKGKLFTKQGDDKSWGYIASYGPQSLNKDNLGVAVLFAPKNFSGFTSDEFSQVVKLKSLDHKLQYYFLGAWEGEPGGIKTEAEFLDYLNDVANQLAQPVTVQILKSKK is encoded by the coding sequence ATGGAAAAGAACAGTAACTATCCACTTAAAACCGTTTTATTAACATTTATTCTGGGGGGAATTCTCGTCATTGTTTCATCATGGAATTTTGAGGGAGAATTTTCAGAGTCTTTTGTAGTAAGAGTTACAAATCAAATGAAGAGAAATCGCAGTAATGTGATGGTTTTTATCCCTTCTGAAAAGATTAAAGCAATTAGATCTGATTTCAATTCAAAAGCATTCATCGTAGCAGATGGCGAAACAGAGTTGGCAAGCCAGTTCAATAAAACCGATAAAGAATTCAATGGCATCGTCGTGGTTATTGATAATCTGAAAGCCGGTGCATCAAAGGATCTAACAATTCAATATAACAAGTCTGGAGAAATAAGCCGTCAGTATCCGAAGAAAACGCAGGCTGAGTTGTCTTCCAAAGTAAATGGAGAGTGGAAGGGACGTGAATACATCGGCGGTGAATTTAAGAACATAGATTATTTGCGTGTGCCTAAAGAACATAAGGATCATTCATGGTTTCTACGTTACGAAGGTCCTGGATGGGAATCGGATAAAGTTGGATATCGATTTTATCTCGATCAGCGAAACGCAACAGACGTATTTGGCAAGAAGGTAAGCGAACCGGTACTTCAGAAAGTAGGTCTTGATGGTTTCGATTCCTATCATGAGATGCAACCCTGGGGAATGGATGTCATGAAGACAGGAAAAGCATTGGGTGTAGGATCATTGGGCATGTGGGTGAACAATGCTGCGACACGAGTTGAGTTTACGGATAGCGTGATATCAAAAATAGATGAGAATGGAAATGTGTTCTCATCCATTCTTACAAAATACTATGGATGGAAAGCAGGAAATGAAATGCTGGATGTAAGTTCCAGACTGTCTATCCATGCAGGCACGAGATTAACCAACAATCAGTTTGATTTCAGTAAGGATTCAGAAAACCTGTGTACCGGAATTGTTAAAGATGTAAAGGGTAAGCTCTTTACAAAACAAGGAGATGATAAAAGCTGGGGATACATTGCAAGCTACGGCCCGCAAAGTCTTAATAAAGACAATCTTGGTGTGGCTGTCCTGTTTGCTCCAAAGAATTTCTCAGGGTTTACATCAGACGAATTCAGCCAGGTAGTCAAATTGAAAAGCCTGGATCATAAGCTTCAATACTATTTCCTGGGCGCATGGGAAGGAGAGCCAGGTGGTATTAAAACTGAAGCTGAGTTCCTGGATTATCTTAATGATGTGGCAAATCAACTTGCACAACCCGTTACTGTTCAAATTTTAAAATCAAAGAAATGA
- a CDS encoding glycoside hydrolase family 28 protein, with product MKILSYLFLFSIICSGPLFSQTSMQKDPWKQVQQIESQIKAPSFPDKNYLITDYGAVADGITLNTDAFSKAIKACNATGGGHVIVPEGKFLTGPIHLKSNVDLKVSKGAIILFSQDTKLYLPQVLTRFEGVELMNYSPLIYAFEQENIAITGEGELNGQGDASHWWFWKGKWEDGERMGVKWNEGMPSQKEANDRLKLMAKNNVPVAQRIFGEGDYLRPNFIQPYKCKNILIEGVTIRNSPMWIIHPVLSTNIIVQKVNIISHGPNNDGCDPESCKNVMIRNCFFDTGDDCIAIKSGRDDDGRRVNVASENIIVRDCNMKDGHGGVVIGSEITGNVRNVYAENCEMSSPNLDRAIRIKSNSNRGGIIENIFIRNITVGTVRDAVFLVELFYANEKGNHHPQVRNVQFKNVTSSKSKYGIKIEAEEQYPVENVLFEDCSFNEVTKGNSIQGAKNMVFKNLKINGKEQ from the coding sequence ATGAAGATTCTCTCTTATCTCTTTCTTTTCTCTATAATTTGCAGTGGCCCACTCTTTAGCCAAACCTCCATGCAAAAGGATCCCTGGAAACAAGTCCAACAGATAGAATCTCAGATCAAGGCACCGTCTTTTCCTGATAAGAATTATCTGATAACAGATTATGGCGCCGTAGCCGACGGTATCACTCTTAATACTGATGCCTTTTCAAAAGCCATCAAAGCATGCAATGCTACAGGAGGAGGACATGTAATCGTACCGGAAGGCAAATTCCTCACGGGGCCCATTCATTTGAAAAGCAATGTCGATCTAAAGGTTTCAAAAGGTGCGATCATCTTGTTCAGTCAGGATACAAAACTGTATTTGCCTCAAGTGCTCACGCGATTTGAAGGTGTTGAACTGATGAACTACTCCCCATTGATCTATGCATTCGAACAGGAAAATATTGCGATCACAGGAGAAGGTGAATTGAACGGGCAAGGCGATGCAAGTCATTGGTGGTTTTGGAAAGGCAAATGGGAAGATGGCGAACGCATGGGTGTGAAGTGGAATGAAGGAATGCCATCACAGAAGGAAGCAAACGATCGGTTGAAATTAATGGCAAAGAACAATGTTCCAGTTGCCCAGAGAATATTTGGGGAGGGAGATTACCTGCGTCCTAATTTTATTCAACCATACAAATGCAAAAACATTCTGATTGAAGGTGTGACGATACGAAATTCACCTATGTGGATCATTCATCCGGTTCTGAGTACAAATATCATTGTTCAGAAAGTGAATATTATCAGTCATGGTCCCAACAATGACGGATGTGATCCCGAATCCTGTAAGAATGTGATGATACGCAACTGTTTCTTCGATACGGGTGACGACTGCATTGCTATTAAGTCAGGACGTGATGATGATGGAAGAAGAGTCAATGTAGCCAGTGAGAATATCATCGTTCGCGACTGTAATATGAAGGATGGTCATGGCGGTGTTGTGATTGGAAGTGAGATCACAGGCAACGTAAGAAATGTTTACGCAGAGAACTGTGAGATGAGCAGCCCCAATCTTGATCGTGCCATTCGGATTAAATCAAATTCCAACCGTGGGGGAATTATCGAGAACATATTTATCCGCAACATAACGGTTGGAACAGTAAGAGATGCAGTTTTTCTTGTAGAACTCTTTTATGCAAATGAGAAGGGAAATCATCATCCGCAGGTCAGAAATGTGCAGTTTAAGAATGTCACAAGCAGTAAATCAAAATATGGAATAAAAATTGAAGCAGAAGAACAATACCCTGTAGAGAATGTGCTTTTTGAAGATTGTTCATTCAATGAAGTGACAAAAGGAAATTCAATTCAGGGAGCAAAGAATATGGTTTTTAAAAATTTAAAGATCAATGGAAAAGAACAGTAA
- the kduI gene encoding 5-dehydro-4-deoxy-D-glucuronate isomerase, translating to MQQSTTESRYAIHPSDFKTYDTDRVRKSFLIDNLFQDDRIVNIYTHYDRLIVGGAKPSKGPVKLETIDELKSSFYLERREIGIINVGAPSSVSVDGTVYSLNFKEALYIGSGAKEILFNNSKEGQSLFYFNSAPAHKSYPTSKVTFAEAETVEVGSLATANHRTIRKLLVNSVLPTCQLQMGLTELKTGSVWNTMPPHTHSRRMEAYFYFEIPENQMVCHFLGEPTETRHLWINNLQAALSPPWSIHCGAGTSNYTFIWGMAGENLDYSDMDQVATSKLL from the coding sequence ATGCAGCAATCGACGACAGAATCGCGCTACGCCATACATCCTTCCGATTTCAAAACATATGACACTGACCGTGTCAGGAAATCATTCCTGATTGACAATCTTTTTCAGGATGACAGGATCGTAAACATTTATACACACTATGACCGACTGATTGTAGGGGGTGCAAAACCATCCAAAGGCCCTGTCAAGCTGGAAACTATCGATGAGTTGAAGTCATCCTTCTATTTAGAAAGAAGAGAGATTGGCATTATCAATGTTGGAGCACCCTCTTCTGTATCGGTCGATGGGACTGTTTACTCCCTGAATTTTAAAGAAGCCTTGTACATTGGCAGCGGTGCTAAAGAAATACTTTTCAATAATTCCAAAGAAGGACAATCATTGTTTTATTTTAACAGTGCACCTGCACATAAGTCCTACCCTACCAGCAAGGTCACATTCGCAGAAGCTGAAACGGTTGAAGTGGGCTCCTTAGCTACTGCTAATCACCGCACCATCAGGAAATTGTTGGTTAATAGTGTTCTTCCCACCTGTCAGCTTCAAATGGGATTGACAGAATTGAAGACCGGAAGTGTATGGAATACAATGCCACCGCATACACACAGCCGCAGAATGGAAGCTTACTTCTATTTTGAGATACCTGAAAATCAAATGGTTTGTCACTTTCTCGGAGAGCCAACTGAAACCCGACACCTTTGGATAAATAATTTACAAGCTGCACTTTCTCCACCGTGGTCAATTCATTGTGGAGCGGGCACCAGCAACTATACATTCATCTGGGGAATGGCAGGAGAAAATCTTGACTACTCAGATATGGATCAGGTTGCCACCAGCAAACTTTTGTAA